One segment of Schistocerca cancellata isolate TAMUIC-IGC-003103 chromosome 2, iqSchCanc2.1, whole genome shotgun sequence DNA contains the following:
- the LOC126162973 gene encoding cell surface glycoprotein 1-like yields the protein MGRCVKVLRVDQAAHLDFLLRRLNAKYAPAKQNPVAAAAVQGPPPLPPPQGPLKLPLPVDTHTTSSTASPAPKPTSETPPPKADQSESDDTGAADMIISLFGGQEGSGDGGGGEDTAAVDPTVLSAGPPAEDVDVRDTLPMLVLTHTDSSSPVEDEIVPEPEQFTGEVVTVASPVQRESNSLPPTSSPSPAPQVTLISDKHQHNPGGQMMRDASPVAASDTSPGEDWTPVSSTHESKSPGSSKKRTGEFVSDDWRERPIPSDETAKTVPVGTRNAGTSAVGSVQFSNVKVGTTRTGPLETSPVENSSKKNSAQDPAQMQRQQGSHSSTFATANVPNAHVGSTAYNSYNSPEVHHAKEWSGVTNRIPHTDNGYVRFPQGHGGGYVRFPLDAFQEQRNSGGSKLWWLQPGPNGWRVRHPDARYRPALVRFFTRLPPLHGQTSWDTYARRA from the coding sequence ATGGGTCGCTGCGTCAAGGTGTTGCGTGTCGACCAGGCGGCGCATCTCGACTTCCTGCTGCGGCGCCTCAACGCCAAGTACGCCCCTGCCAAGCAGAACCCTGTTGCAGCCGCTGCCGTCCAGGGTccgccaccgctgccgccgccACAGGGTCCTCTCAAGCTTCCCCTGCCCGTGGACACTCACACCACCTCCTCGACGGCATCACCGGCTCCGAAGCCGACGTCGGAGACCCCGCCTCCTAAAGCAGATCAGAGTGAGTCAGATGACACCGGCGCCGCCGACATGATCATCAGCCTCTTCGGCGGCCAGGAAGGCAGCGGCGACGGAGGTGGCGGCGAAGACACTGCAGCCGTGGACCCTACTGTGCTCAGTGCCGGGCCGCCTGCGGAAGACGTCGACGTCCGAGACACTCTGCCCATGCTCGTCCTCACTCACACCGATTCCTCGTCGCCGGTCGAAGACGAGATCGTCCCTGAGCCCGAGCAATTTACTGGCGAGGTGGTGACGGTAGCCTCTCCAGTTCAGAGAGAATCGAACTCGCTTCCTCCGACCTCGTCACCCTCCCCTGCACCGCAAGTGACTTTAATCTCTGACAAACACCAGCACAAtcctggtggacagatgatgcGTGACGCCAGTCCAGTCGCTGCATCAGATACGTCTCCTGGTGAGGATTGGACACCAGTCTCTTCTACTCACGAGTCCAAATCCCCAGGTTCGTCAAAGAAGCGTACAGGAGAGTTTGTGTCGGACGACTGGCGAGAACGACCCATTCCTTCTGACGAGACAGCAAAGACTGTTCCAGTGGGCACGAGGAATGCTGGCACTTCCGCAGTTGGCTCCGTCCAATTTTCGAACGTGAAAGTTGGAACTACACGTACTGGTCCATTGGAAACCTCCCCTGTGGAAAATTCTTCCAAAAAGAAcagtgcacaagatcctgcacagATGCAGAGGCAGCAGGGGAGCCACAGTTCCACCTTCGCTACAGCAAATGTGCCCAATGCCCACGTTGGTTCTACAGCATACAACAGTTACAACTCACCAGAAGTTCACCACGCTAAGGAGTGGAGTGGTGTGACAAATCGGATCCCACATACAGACAATGGATATGTGCGGTTTCCACAAGGCCATGGAGGGGGTTATGTCCGTTTCCCACTAGATGCTTTCCAGGAGCAGCGAAATTCTGGTGGCAGCAAGTTATGGTGGTTGCAACCAGGCCCTAATGGTTGGCGTGTTAGACATCCTGATGCACGCTACAGACCAGCACTGGTACGCTTCTTCACACGGTTGCCACCATTACACGGACAGACTTCTTGGGACACCTACGCTAGGCGTGCATAA